In one window of Episyrphus balteatus chromosome 3, idEpiBalt1.1, whole genome shotgun sequence DNA:
- the LOC129914363 gene encoding uncharacterized protein C16orf52 homolog A — translation MDKLTTISATLFMAADVFAIVSLAMPDWIVTEEAGDIRLGLMWTCMTLYNRPQVCFTPELQIEWLLALICIFVGCICVTTTVILLASSTWDRNVIPYARWVGFTAMVLFCLAAVIFPLGFHVDEIGGQAYQLPNTYKIGISYIMFVLALWITVVSELFAGKVCLPHF, via the exons atggatAAGCTGACAACAATTAGTGCAACATTATTTATGGCTGCAGATGTTTTTGCAATCGTAAGTCTAGCCATGCCCGATTGGATTGTTACAGAAGAAGCTG GTGACATCCGCCTAGGGCTAATGTGGACTTGCATGACTTTGTATAATAGGCCGCAAGTATGTTTCACTCCTGAGCTGCAAATTGAATGGCTGTTGGCATTAATTTGCATATTTGTTGGATGCATTTGTGTCACCACCACAGTAATTCTTTTGGCATCGAGTACCTGGGACCGCAATGTTATTCCTTATGCCAGATGGGTAGGATTCACAGCGATGGTATTGTTCTGCCTTGCTGCAGTGATTTTTCCACTTGGTTTTCATGTGGATGAAATCGGTGGGCAAGCATATCAACTTCCGAATACTTACAAGATCGGAATCTCGTACATCATGTTCGTGTTGGCGCTCTGGATAACAGTTGTGTCAGAGCTATTTGCAGGAAAAGTGTGTTTGccacatttttaa
- the LOC129913102 gene encoding polycomb protein Su(z)12-like isoform X2 yields the protein MPPQKKREKDLDMYKLSGIQADQELFLQAFEKPTQIYRFLRNRHGTSPIFLNRTLSYMKDRMSRSNKKRSTFKVNTLLDTISHKTDTVGNYLNIVFMGLFDKNEENEEWKTGDLVNVHTTMFKITKNKRKESNADFQEILTHISSVTINPPANVEKYPAVCIPMQALRPLSDQHTIYKVLFRVEVLPMFNNNSALGNDDDMPSKRPKLCSTNFGCELVVFEKNCGSIGEGEYEAALQEFSSTSLKCFSPKKRTWETLPDSYIPVTLKFEVFNQCPMLKFRLNWSNTSISNFVDAKNMCENVVPDMQNIESNNTSTNINNNNNSINVQPNALKPKILVEEKLQIVYNFIYSNNTRQQTEYTQEVVCPWCGLDCLRLYSLLKHLKLCHARFNFTYHPAGNGARIDVTINDSYDGSYAGSPYDLVGPSGCSFARTCGPVRRTSVTNLLVCRPRRQKTCLDEFLVLDEDDLTNQRPYIAGHNRLYHHTETCLPVHPKELDIDSEGESDPLWLRQKTVQMIDEFSDVNEGEKELMKLWNLHVMKNGYVGDCQLSLACDMFLDAKGREIIQKNLYRNFILHMCSLFDYGLVSPETLYKTIQKLQGILSKYPDGQKLISESRATQLEFWLNVGIHKQVEQKLKSPQKQNESRNLIDGCSTSSLISQPSKNMKPPKPKTILISKNSLGLNALKSPLNQTTAKNNPSKTEKRSPNDINSSKHITELSVPKPVMKRRLSLVKAFSWPRKWNNTQPGGLPPIFEVNQANTRHGSLM from the exons atgccaccTCAAAAAAAGAGGGAAAAAGACTTGGATATGTACAAATTGAGTGGCATACAGGCCGATCAGGAACTATTTTTACAAGCATTCgaaa AGCCCACACAAATCTATCGTTTTCTCAGGAATCGTCATGGCACAAGT CCAATATTTTTGAACCGAACACTGAGCTATATGAAAGACCGAATGTCAAGGAGTAATAAAAAGCGTtcgacttttaaagtaaacacaCTTCTCGACACGATTTCACATAAAACTGATACTGTGGGTAACTATTTGAATATTGTGTTTATGGGCCTCTTTGACAAGAACGAAGAAAATGAGGAGTGGAAAACCGGAGACTTGGTCAACGTTCACACGACAatgttcaaaataacaaaaaataagcgCAAAGAGAGCAATGCCGATTTTCAGGAGATTTTG ACTCACATTTCAAGTGTAACTATAAATCCGCCAGCGAATGTCGAGAAATATCCAGCAGTGTGCATTCCAATGCAAGCTTTGCGTCCGCTGAGCGATCAACACACcatttacaaggtgttattcaGAGTCGAAGTTCTGCCAATGTTCAACAATAATTCTGCCTTAGGAAACGACGACG ATATGCCATCTAAGCGACCAAAACTGTGTTCAACAAACTTTGGATGCGAACTTGTGGTTTTTGAAAAGAATTGTGGAAGTATCGGGGAAGGAGAGTATGAAGCTGCCCTCCAGGAATTTTCCTCAACTAGTCTCAAGTGCTTTTCACCCAAGAAAAGAACATGGGAAACACTGCCAGACAGCTACATCCCAGttactttaaaatttgaagtcttTAATCAATGTCCTATGCTTAAATTCCGATTAAATTGGTCAAATACATCCATATCAAACTTTGTCGATGCTAAAAATATGTGTGAGAATGTAGTTCCCGACATGCAGAACATCGAAAGCAATAACACATCTACAAatattaacaacaacaataattccATAAACGTGCAGCCAAATGCCttgaaaccaaaaattttaGTTGAGGAAAAGCTTCAAATAGTTTATAACTTTATCTATAGCAATAACACACGGCAGCAAACAGAATACACCCAGGAGGTGGTTTGTCCGTGGTGTGGACTAGATTGTCTGCGTTTGTACTctttattaaaacatttaaagcTGTGTCATGCAcgatttaattttacatatcaTCCAGCTGGCAACGGAGCCCGAATTGATGTAACAATCAATGATTCTTATGATGGATCATATGCTGGATCACCCTATGACTTAGTGGGCCCATCTGGATGTTCTTTCGCGAGGACATGTGGGCCAGTAAGGCGAACATCTGTTACAAACTTGCTTGTTTGTCGCCCACGTCGTCAAAAAACTTGTCTTGATGAGTTTCTTGTTTTGGACGAAGACGATTTAACGAACCAGAGACCCTATATAGCAGGTCATAACAG GCTCTACCACCACACGGAAACGTGTTTACCTGTTCATCCTAAAGAGCTTGATATCGATTCCGAGGGAGAGAGTGATCCTCTTTGGTTGCGTCAAAAAACCGTTCAAATGATCGACGAATTTTCGGATGTGAATGAAGGTGAAAAGGAACTTATGAAACTATGGAACCTGCATGTAATGAAAAATGGATACGTTGGCGACTGTCAGCTTTCATTGGCCTGTGATATGTTTCTAGATGCAAAAGGACgagaaataattcaaaaaaatctatACCGCAATTTTATATTACATATGTGTTCACTATTCGATTATGGGCTAGTTTCACCCGAGACTTTATATAAGACTATTCAAAAACTGCAAGGAATTCTAAGCAAGTATCCAGATGGCCAAAAATTAATATCCGAGTCTCGGGCAACCCAGCTGGAATTCTGGTTAAATGTGGGAATTCACAAACAAGttgaacaaaaacttaaatctcCACAAAAGCAAAACGAGAGTCGAAACTTAATAGATGGTTGCTCTACCAGTTCATTAATCAGCCAACCTTCGAAAAATATGAAGCCCCCAAAGCCAAAAACTATACTTATTAGCAAAAATTCTTTAGGACTCAATGCATTAAAATCACCCTTGAATCAGACAACAGCGAAGAACAATCCAAGTAAGACGGAAAAACGATCGCCAAATGATATTAATTCATCAAAGCACATTACCGAATTATCAGTTCCGAAACCAGTTATGAAGAGAAGACTTTCATTAGTGAAAG
- the LOC129913102 gene encoding polycomb protein Su(z)12-like isoform X3, producing the protein MPPQKKREKDLDMYKLSGIQADQELFLQAFEKPTQIYRFLRNRHGTSPIFLNRTLSYMKDRMSRSNKKRSTFKVNTLLDTISHKTDTVGNYLNIVFMGLFDKNEENEEWKTGDLVNVHTTMFKITKNKRKESNADFQEILTHISSVTINPPANVEKYPAVCIPMQALRPLSDQHTIYKVLFRVEVLPMFNNNSALGNDDDMPSKRPKLCSTNFGCELVVFEKNCGSIGEGEYEAALQEFSSTSLKCFSPKKRTWETLPDSYIPVTLKFEVFNQCPMLKFRLNWSNTSISNFVDAKNMCENVVPDMQNIESNNTSTNINNNNNSINVQPNALKPKILVEEKLQIVYNFIYSNNTRQQTEYTQEVVCPWCGLDCLRLYSLLKHLKLCHARFNFTYHPAGNGARIDVTINDSYDGSYAGSPYDLVGPSGCSFARTCGPVRRTSVTNLLVCRPRRQKTCLDEFLVLDEDDLTNQRPYIAGHNRLYHHTETCLPVHPKELDIDSEGESDPLWLRQKTVQMIDEFSDVNEGEKELMKLWNLHVMKNGYVGDCQLSLACDMFLDAKGREIIQKNLYRNFILHMCSLFDYGLVSPETLYKTIQKLQGILSKYPDGQKLISESRATQLEFWLNVGIHKQVEQKLKSPQKQNESRNLIDGCSTSSLISQPSKNMKPPKPKTILISKNSLGLNALKSPLNQTTAKNNPSKTEKRSPNDINSSKHITELSVPKPVMKRRLSLVKVGLGNGTIHNPEACRRFLRSTRRTPDTDH; encoded by the exons atgccaccTCAAAAAAAGAGGGAAAAAGACTTGGATATGTACAAATTGAGTGGCATACAGGCCGATCAGGAACTATTTTTACAAGCATTCgaaa AGCCCACACAAATCTATCGTTTTCTCAGGAATCGTCATGGCACAAGT CCAATATTTTTGAACCGAACACTGAGCTATATGAAAGACCGAATGTCAAGGAGTAATAAAAAGCGTtcgacttttaaagtaaacacaCTTCTCGACACGATTTCACATAAAACTGATACTGTGGGTAACTATTTGAATATTGTGTTTATGGGCCTCTTTGACAAGAACGAAGAAAATGAGGAGTGGAAAACCGGAGACTTGGTCAACGTTCACACGACAatgttcaaaataacaaaaaataagcgCAAAGAGAGCAATGCCGATTTTCAGGAGATTTTG ACTCACATTTCAAGTGTAACTATAAATCCGCCAGCGAATGTCGAGAAATATCCAGCAGTGTGCATTCCAATGCAAGCTTTGCGTCCGCTGAGCGATCAACACACcatttacaaggtgttattcaGAGTCGAAGTTCTGCCAATGTTCAACAATAATTCTGCCTTAGGAAACGACGACG ATATGCCATCTAAGCGACCAAAACTGTGTTCAACAAACTTTGGATGCGAACTTGTGGTTTTTGAAAAGAATTGTGGAAGTATCGGGGAAGGAGAGTATGAAGCTGCCCTCCAGGAATTTTCCTCAACTAGTCTCAAGTGCTTTTCACCCAAGAAAAGAACATGGGAAACACTGCCAGACAGCTACATCCCAGttactttaaaatttgaagtcttTAATCAATGTCCTATGCTTAAATTCCGATTAAATTGGTCAAATACATCCATATCAAACTTTGTCGATGCTAAAAATATGTGTGAGAATGTAGTTCCCGACATGCAGAACATCGAAAGCAATAACACATCTACAAatattaacaacaacaataattccATAAACGTGCAGCCAAATGCCttgaaaccaaaaattttaGTTGAGGAAAAGCTTCAAATAGTTTATAACTTTATCTATAGCAATAACACACGGCAGCAAACAGAATACACCCAGGAGGTGGTTTGTCCGTGGTGTGGACTAGATTGTCTGCGTTTGTACTctttattaaaacatttaaagcTGTGTCATGCAcgatttaattttacatatcaTCCAGCTGGCAACGGAGCCCGAATTGATGTAACAATCAATGATTCTTATGATGGATCATATGCTGGATCACCCTATGACTTAGTGGGCCCATCTGGATGTTCTTTCGCGAGGACATGTGGGCCAGTAAGGCGAACATCTGTTACAAACTTGCTTGTTTGTCGCCCACGTCGTCAAAAAACTTGTCTTGATGAGTTTCTTGTTTTGGACGAAGACGATTTAACGAACCAGAGACCCTATATAGCAGGTCATAACAG GCTCTACCACCACACGGAAACGTGTTTACCTGTTCATCCTAAAGAGCTTGATATCGATTCCGAGGGAGAGAGTGATCCTCTTTGGTTGCGTCAAAAAACCGTTCAAATGATCGACGAATTTTCGGATGTGAATGAAGGTGAAAAGGAACTTATGAAACTATGGAACCTGCATGTAATGAAAAATGGATACGTTGGCGACTGTCAGCTTTCATTGGCCTGTGATATGTTTCTAGATGCAAAAGGACgagaaataattcaaaaaaatctatACCGCAATTTTATATTACATATGTGTTCACTATTCGATTATGGGCTAGTTTCACCCGAGACTTTATATAAGACTATTCAAAAACTGCAAGGAATTCTAAGCAAGTATCCAGATGGCCAAAAATTAATATCCGAGTCTCGGGCAACCCAGCTGGAATTCTGGTTAAATGTGGGAATTCACAAACAAGttgaacaaaaacttaaatctcCACAAAAGCAAAACGAGAGTCGAAACTTAATAGATGGTTGCTCTACCAGTTCATTAATCAGCCAACCTTCGAAAAATATGAAGCCCCCAAAGCCAAAAACTATACTTATTAGCAAAAATTCTTTAGGACTCAATGCATTAAAATCACCCTTGAATCAGACAACAGCGAAGAACAATCCAAGTAAGACGGAAAAACGATCGCCAAATGATATTAATTCATCAAAGCACATTACCGAATTATCAGTTCCGAAACCAGTTATGAAGAGAAGACTTTCATTAGTGAAAG
- the LOC129913102 gene encoding polycomb protein Su(z)12-like isoform X1 yields MPPQKKREKDLDMYKLSGIQADQELFLQAFEKPTQIYRFLRNRHGTSPIFLNRTLSYMKDRMSRSNKKRSTFKVNTLLDTISHKTDTVGNYLNIVFMGLFDKNEENEEWKTGDLVNVHTTMFKITKNKRKESNADFQEILTHISSVTINPPANVEKYPAVCIPMQALRPLSDQHTIYKVLFRVEVLPMFNNNSALGNDDDMPSKRPKLCSTNFGCELVVFEKNCGSIGEGEYEAALQEFSSTSLKCFSPKKRTWETLPDSYIPVTLKFEVFNQCPMLKFRLNWSNTSISNFVDAKNMCENVVPDMQNIESNNTSTNINNNNNSINVQPNALKPKILVEEKLQIVYNFIYSNNTRQQTEYTQEVVCPWCGLDCLRLYSLLKHLKLCHARFNFTYHPAGNGARIDVTINDSYDGSYAGSPYDLVGPSGCSFARTCGPVRRTSVTNLLVCRPRRQKTCLDEFLVLDEDDLTNQRPYIAGHNRLYHHTETCLPVHPKELDIDSEGESDPLWLRQKTVQMIDEFSDVNEGEKELMKLWNLHVMKNGYVGDCQLSLACDMFLDAKGREIIQKNLYRNFILHMCSLFDYGLVSPETLYKTIQKLQGILSKYPDGQKLISESRATQLEFWLNVGIHKQVEQKLKSPQKQNESRNLIDGCSTSSLISQPSKNMKPPKPKTILISKNSLGLNALKSPLNQTTAKNNPSKTEKRSPNDINSSKHITELSVPKPVMKRRLSLVKDPPPTKKSSPQKLTALPPTEKPVHQIITRRQSVSALSHQQTHSLRTRLSVPLTKVDKERH; encoded by the exons atgccaccTCAAAAAAAGAGGGAAAAAGACTTGGATATGTACAAATTGAGTGGCATACAGGCCGATCAGGAACTATTTTTACAAGCATTCgaaa AGCCCACACAAATCTATCGTTTTCTCAGGAATCGTCATGGCACAAGT CCAATATTTTTGAACCGAACACTGAGCTATATGAAAGACCGAATGTCAAGGAGTAATAAAAAGCGTtcgacttttaaagtaaacacaCTTCTCGACACGATTTCACATAAAACTGATACTGTGGGTAACTATTTGAATATTGTGTTTATGGGCCTCTTTGACAAGAACGAAGAAAATGAGGAGTGGAAAACCGGAGACTTGGTCAACGTTCACACGACAatgttcaaaataacaaaaaataagcgCAAAGAGAGCAATGCCGATTTTCAGGAGATTTTG ACTCACATTTCAAGTGTAACTATAAATCCGCCAGCGAATGTCGAGAAATATCCAGCAGTGTGCATTCCAATGCAAGCTTTGCGTCCGCTGAGCGATCAACACACcatttacaaggtgttattcaGAGTCGAAGTTCTGCCAATGTTCAACAATAATTCTGCCTTAGGAAACGACGACG ATATGCCATCTAAGCGACCAAAACTGTGTTCAACAAACTTTGGATGCGAACTTGTGGTTTTTGAAAAGAATTGTGGAAGTATCGGGGAAGGAGAGTATGAAGCTGCCCTCCAGGAATTTTCCTCAACTAGTCTCAAGTGCTTTTCACCCAAGAAAAGAACATGGGAAACACTGCCAGACAGCTACATCCCAGttactttaaaatttgaagtcttTAATCAATGTCCTATGCTTAAATTCCGATTAAATTGGTCAAATACATCCATATCAAACTTTGTCGATGCTAAAAATATGTGTGAGAATGTAGTTCCCGACATGCAGAACATCGAAAGCAATAACACATCTACAAatattaacaacaacaataattccATAAACGTGCAGCCAAATGCCttgaaaccaaaaattttaGTTGAGGAAAAGCTTCAAATAGTTTATAACTTTATCTATAGCAATAACACACGGCAGCAAACAGAATACACCCAGGAGGTGGTTTGTCCGTGGTGTGGACTAGATTGTCTGCGTTTGTACTctttattaaaacatttaaagcTGTGTCATGCAcgatttaattttacatatcaTCCAGCTGGCAACGGAGCCCGAATTGATGTAACAATCAATGATTCTTATGATGGATCATATGCTGGATCACCCTATGACTTAGTGGGCCCATCTGGATGTTCTTTCGCGAGGACATGTGGGCCAGTAAGGCGAACATCTGTTACAAACTTGCTTGTTTGTCGCCCACGTCGTCAAAAAACTTGTCTTGATGAGTTTCTTGTTTTGGACGAAGACGATTTAACGAACCAGAGACCCTATATAGCAGGTCATAACAG GCTCTACCACCACACGGAAACGTGTTTACCTGTTCATCCTAAAGAGCTTGATATCGATTCCGAGGGAGAGAGTGATCCTCTTTGGTTGCGTCAAAAAACCGTTCAAATGATCGACGAATTTTCGGATGTGAATGAAGGTGAAAAGGAACTTATGAAACTATGGAACCTGCATGTAATGAAAAATGGATACGTTGGCGACTGTCAGCTTTCATTGGCCTGTGATATGTTTCTAGATGCAAAAGGACgagaaataattcaaaaaaatctatACCGCAATTTTATATTACATATGTGTTCACTATTCGATTATGGGCTAGTTTCACCCGAGACTTTATATAAGACTATTCAAAAACTGCAAGGAATTCTAAGCAAGTATCCAGATGGCCAAAAATTAATATCCGAGTCTCGGGCAACCCAGCTGGAATTCTGGTTAAATGTGGGAATTCACAAACAAGttgaacaaaaacttaaatctcCACAAAAGCAAAACGAGAGTCGAAACTTAATAGATGGTTGCTCTACCAGTTCATTAATCAGCCAACCTTCGAAAAATATGAAGCCCCCAAAGCCAAAAACTATACTTATTAGCAAAAATTCTTTAGGACTCAATGCATTAAAATCACCCTTGAATCAGACAACAGCGAAGAACAATCCAAGTAAGACGGAAAAACGATCGCCAAATGATATTAATTCATCAAAGCACATTACCGAATTATCAGTTCCGAAACCAGTTATGAAGAGAAGACTTTCATTAGTGAAAG ATCCACCGCCGACTAAAAAAAGTAGTCCTCAGAAATTAACTGCACTGCCACCAACGGAAAAGCCAGTCCACCAAATTATTACTCGTCGACAATCCGTTTCAGCTTTGAGTCACCAGCAAACTCATTCTCTCCGGACTCGCTTATCTGTTCCTCTAACAAAAGTTGATAAAGAAAGACATTGA